In Euphorbia lathyris chromosome 2, ddEupLath1.1, whole genome shotgun sequence, the sequence taatatgtccaaataaaagatgaaaggcttaatgcaccaaaatGAAAAACCAGGGAtctcaagatgctttttgcctaaaaaataacgtatataactaatataattaaTCAAAAAACTATGAAACAATATCCTTAAAATCTTACACCATATCATGAAAACAAGTGAACATAATTATacaaaaatatctgaaaataatAAATGCAATCCGCCAATAATCATGTGATAATATTTTGATCACCGCTCAGGTGTTGTGCAGGGGACCTAAGCGCCACCCAAGCGGCAAAAAGACGCTCAAGAGGGAAAAATGCTCAAGAAGCCTAATCGGGAAAAATTGGAATAAATTCTCAATTTCAAACATCTAAATCATTTATGTGGCTGTTTTCTTAAACACGGGATCTAAGAGACTTGGATACCATGTTAAGAAACAATTTGAATGGTTAATAGTTTAGGTCcaataataacttttattataaTCTCCCACACTGTATTTAACCACTCGGATTAACTtgccaaaaaatatataaattaattataattaagaaATATTTACACAAAATATATATCACATTAAGTTTATCATATCATATATCATAGAACATTATTCTTCaattgataatatatataccaaaaaaaaaacaaattaaaagttatctctcggtttcaaaaaaaaaaagaaactgtCCAACATCCTTTGTTTCTTCTCATctctatttccttttttttaaagaCTTATCATCTATCAAAtatataactttttctttattttgtaaatctactttaaagaggaagagggaagtttgtcttccttcttcccccTCCCACCGGATtagattttctgtattttttttattgttttgtgttttttctgtCTGTGTTCATATACTTCATTTGATCTCCTTATTCATCTGAATTGTATCAGTTCTCTATCATTCTTTCGTTTATACCTTTTTCGAATTTAACACGAGCGGAAACGGTTTATCTTGTTCGCAGATCAATTGATCTACATAGTTGCAATAAAAGAAAGGATTCATATCCGAATGTTCATATCAGTTTAAATGATGATTGGATTGCAGATGCTTTTCTACGGATTTAGATTTATGAgaagtatatattttctttgttcttttgtatttttaataccttttatggttatttttgctctttgtagttgTTTTTGTAGATTTAAacgtttctataaaaaaaacaaaaaaaaaaaatttaaaaaagtaATTAAACAACATCAAGAAACGAACTCTATCTATctagaaaatatattgtatACACATAAAATCAAAAGGATAAGAAAATGGAAGAGAAACGGAAAAGGCTGTAAGACTGTAAATTAATGGTTCCACTGAAACGTTTGTTCAAACAACAAACTGAAATAAGGAATccaatcaaaattaaaataaaataaaagtaaattgATGAAGAAAAATCCATATCGGGATCAATGAAAACCACAGCAAAAACAGCTCATCTTTTGTCCATTTTAGACTGAATCACATGCCACTGTTAGCATGAATGAAACTGAAAATCTGTTGAACCGAGCTTGCTATATCTTCTGCTGATATTCCACTTTCACTCCCAATCTGCTCATGcgtaataaaatatattaatgtacagtaaaacctctgtaTACGAATAATTTCtgttttgttataaaaaaaactcggtcccaacttggtaataacctctgttatcaaactctatttagtaataacctcctaattgttatacaaataatCCGGTCTCAAGTGTATTTACATATAGAGATTTTACGGTAAATGAAATTGATTGAAATCAActgaaaaacacaaaagtaTTCTATTTTTCTATCTACATACCTTAACGTTGAAAGAATAAAGAACAGTTTGTTCAATAGTTGTAATGTTGGTATGGAGGATATTAAGCTGCAAGTCTTCTAGACCGGCGATGGTTTTAATCAGCTGTCCGGGCCTTCTCCGGgagagaattttgatgatggcGTCAAACCCTAAAAGCTTAACCTCAACATCAGCTAAACATGATTTGTTCTCAGCAGTTTCTTCTCGGAGTCCGGTTTCGTATTCGATCAGTTTCATTTCATCAGTAGGTAATTGAGAGACGAAGAACGGTGGCTGATTCTGCTGAATTGCAAGAGGCAGCTGCGGAGGAGACGACTCTCCTCCTCCGATCTGTCTCGAAGCTTCTCCGTATAACCGTCTCCGTTTTTGTGATTCTAAACATTGGAGAAGTTGCTCTAATTCCCTCACGAACTCGATTGCTCCACCTATTATCGAAGCTTGATCGCCCTGGGAAAGTTAAAAAGTGGATACAGAATAAGGTAAAGTAAGATAAAATAAGGATaagataaaaggaaaaagatatatACCCTTTGAACATAAGAGCCGGGCATAAGTGACCGGAGAACACGAAGATGTTCATTCATTTGTTTCCTCCGGTTACGTTCAACGGCTATATGAGTCATCCTTTGGCTCTCAACTTCTTCACTTGTCTTGACACTTCTCGGTCTTTTCCTCTTATTCTTCACCTCCGGCAAAgcgttgttgttgttgttactCTTGTTTTGAAGATGAAATTGATCTTGAACTCCGGCGAACTGAAGTTGCACCGATGTATCCGAAACCCTAGCTTCCTCTTCAAAATCTCTGATTCCTTTCTCATCTTCTCCCAATTGAGGAATCATCAGAGACTCATCATGTTCATCTCTCTTATCATTCAACACCGGAAACTTCAAGAAGTAAACCGGATCAATACCACCGGTCTGATTCAACCCCAATTTAGGCCCAAAATCAGCAAACTGCATAACATCTGCAAAGCTCAATTGTTGCTGTTGATGAGGATGGTTCATCATATAATCAGTGAttccattgttgttgttgttgtcctCGCCGGAAGATTCTCCGATTTGGGGCTTTAGGGGGTGGTGGTCAAGAGACAAAGTGTGCTCATAGTCTAGACCAGTAAAAGCTGCCTGCAACAAAGTATGTTCATAATCAGACCCATATAACATTTTGTTGTATTGATATGAACAATTACAAAAAATgagttgtatatatatatatatacacaaagaTACCGAGTAGTTGTCTTCTTCTTTATCCatggtgataaaaaaaaaaaaccctaagcAAAGGACAAGAGCTGTAGTGAAATTACAGAATGGTCCCCCTGAATggggagagagaagaagaggaagaagaggacAAGATTGGAATGAGAATAATATGGGGTACCaccatggaagaagaagaagaagaagtataTAATAAGATAAGAAGTGCCTGAGGGAAGAGGAGCCTAGGATGGATGGGATTAAATTTAATGTAGACCTCATATTATCATATGCTTTTTATTTAATGTGTGTCACAGGCAATAAGGCTCTACACCTTGCTTTTTACCACCTTTTTTTTCATGAATCTAATTAAGATTTCAAGTCTGTTTATAATTCTCTCTTTCAAACTTttgaaaaaatcaaatttcttatttttagttaatttaattgtacGTGGCTGGCTGCTTGAttatttgcatgtgatgaccTTTGCCATGTGATTCTTCTTATTGTGAaagttgcttttttttttaatgagatAATGTTGCTATtggaatttggaaaagaaaatatCCATTGTAATTCATAATGTGttaaaattatgttttttataatttaaaaattaattttttacatttttaatgcCATGTTAAATATATCCATGTTAAATATATCAAAAGCTTCTTAGTAGCATCTGGTTCTACATATTTTGTGATGTATAATATGGATCCAcacatattataaaaaattctactatttgttttattaaatggAGTTACAATAGGCATACAAATTCCCCCAGGTGATATGAAGAACTAATtgcttaatataaaaactcGTAGAAATCTAGACTTAAAAAAATAAGCAATTTATAAGTTAGGCCTAATGCATTCCGAGCCCTCCAAAGTTGTCCAAAAACTGTAACTAATTCATAAACTTCAAAATGTTACAACTAACCTCTAAAGTTGCTTATTTTGAACCAATAACCCCTAAATctaaaaaacattcaacatgaTATTACATCGGAAGTAAAAGATGTACAAATATCGGTTGCTACAACTAATCTACTAATATATTAACAAAAGcgcaaaaaaaaatctcaaaatcaTAAATATTAACCTAATTGAGTAAGAATTGCAATGAACGTGTATATGTACCTTGACTCTGACGTTGCATTCTATGTATAGTGTGTCAGGGGAAATTTGGTAATCGGTGTAAGGAGTGTGCTCTAGCTTCCTTTGAGGACAGATGTAGACTCTTGAATTTAGGCCAGTTTGTAATATGTTCAAACTGTAATC encodes:
- the LOC136220932 gene encoding transcription factor FAMA isoform X1, which produces MLYGSDYEHTLLQAAFTGLDYEHTLSLDHHPLKPQIGESSGEDNNNNNGITDYMMNHPHQQQQLSFADVMQFADFGPKLGLNQTGGIDPVYFLKFPVLNDKRDEHDESLMIPQLGEDEKGIRDFEEEARVSDTSVQLQFAGVQDQFHLQNKSNNNNNALPEVKNKRKRPRSVKTSEEVESQRMTHIAVERNRRKQMNEHLRVLRSLMPGSYVQRGDQASIIGGAIEFVRELEQLLQCLESQKRRRLYGEASRQIGGGESSPPQLPLAIQQNQPPFFVSQLPTDEMKLIEYETGLREETAENKSCLADVEVKLLGFDAIIKILSRRRPGQLIKTIAGLEDLQLNILHTNITTIEQTVLYSFNVKIGSESGISAEDIASSVQQIFSFIHANSGM
- the LOC136220932 gene encoding transcription factor FAMA isoform X2, encoding MDKEEDNYSAAFTGLDYEHTLSLDHHPLKPQIGESSGEDNNNNNGITDYMMNHPHQQQQLSFADVMQFADFGPKLGLNQTGGIDPVYFLKFPVLNDKRDEHDESLMIPQLGEDEKGIRDFEEEARVSDTSVQLQFAGVQDQFHLQNKSNNNNNALPEVKNKRKRPRSVKTSEEVESQRMTHIAVERNRRKQMNEHLRVLRSLMPGSYVQRGDQASIIGGAIEFVRELEQLLQCLESQKRRRLYGEASRQIGGGESSPPQLPLAIQQNQPPFFVSQLPTDEMKLIEYETGLREETAENKSCLADVEVKLLGFDAIIKILSRRRPGQLIKTIAGLEDLQLNILHTNITTIEQTVLYSFNVKIGSESGISAEDIASSVQQIFSFIHANSGM